Part of the Flavobacterium sp. MDT1-60 genome, GAAGGTTTTTCCAGGAGGCAATTTAACGGTTGTATGATTATAAGCAACACTTACCAAACCTTCATAACACTTAACCTCAAAATAGTTTTTGCGCTGTTTTACATTAAATTGTGTTCCTAAAACTTTTACCACTCCGGAAAATGTGTTTACACTAAACGTTTGTCCTTTCTTTACTTTAAAAAAAGCTTCTCCTTCTAAGATTAAGTCTCTTTTATCAGCCCATTTTTTTTCATTAAAACTTAGTTTTGAAGCGGAATTCAAGATCACCTGAGAACTATCGGGCAGTGTAACTGATTTTGTTTGTGCTATTTGGGTTTGAAATGATGTAATGTTATTGAAAAACAAGAAATAAGCAGAAGTTAACACAATAGCCAACACGGCTGCTACGCGGTAAAAAACTTTGTAGTTTAAAGTTCTTACCTTTTGTTTCTTTTTAGAATGGTTTCTGACTTCGAAAGCTTCAAGAGCAGCATGGATATCTACTTTTGGAGTCTCGAATTGTGATGCATAATGATTAATCTTTTCAAGCGTTTGCAAATCTTCTGATTGTTTTAAATCTTCAATTTCTTTACCTGAAAGCTCATTATTGAACCATTTTAATATCTCTTTTTCGTTTTTCATTTTATACCTCTGTGTTTATAAGACAATTAACTTTTAAATTACCCTATAGCTAAATGATTAAATTATATATTTTCTATCTGGGATTTTAATATTTGCAATGCACCAGACATTCTTTTTTCTACTGTTTTTTGAGAAATATCGAGCAACTCAGCAATTTCCCTGTATTTTTTTCCCTCTATTCGATTCAATAAAAAAACTTCCCTTTGTACTTCACTCAATGATGCGATTGCATTAGTTAGTTTAAGTCTGAATTCTTCTTCTTCAAGCAAATAGTCAGGGCTTTGATTATGGATATCCAGATTAGGCGCATCTTTAGCATACCTTAATACCACTTTTTGATGTTTTATTGTATTTAGAAATAAATTGTTAATACTGGTAAACAAATACGTTTTGACCTTACTAAAGTCTATTTTAGAACAATTCTCCCAAATTTTTGTAAATGCATCCTGTACCAGATCTAATGCAGCCTGGTCATCACCACATTTATAATAAGCAAAATTATTTGCCGATTGCACATGCGTTAAATAAAAGTCTCTAAAGTGATTTTCTTCGCAAAGTGTACTTTTTTTGTCGCTCATTGAGTATTAATTCTTTTTTTTTGTAGTTTGTAAATGTAAATTAATTTTTCAAAAGAGCTGAGTTGATTATAATTGCTTTTTTATGAAAAATTATAAAATGTTAACTATCATAACATTATGATTTTATTTGTAAAAAATTATATTTTTTTTTAAATTTTTTATAGGGTAAAAATAATCCTGGTTGTCTTACCAATAGAAAGGCGCTAAAAACATCGCTGGTTACCATAAAAATATATAAAATTTTAAAATTATGAAAAAATTAAAAATTGTTACCGCAGTTGCATTGATGGCTATTTTAGGTTTTACATCATGCCAAAGTGAAATTGATAATGAACAAGGAGAAAATCCAAATACAAATTCAGCCAATTCAACTACAACAAGCAACCTTAAACGTGCTTCCATGTACGATGGTTCCTTTGATGATTTCCTTGATGGAGCATCATGTTCTTCAATTTTATTACCCGTTACTGCTAAAGTTAATGGAGTTCAGGTTTCTATCCTGAGCCAGGCAGATTACCAACAAGTTATTTCTATTTTGGGACAATTTAACGATGATCAGGATACTGTTGTATTACAATTTCCATTAAAAGTTAAATTAAGCAATTACAATGAGGTTACTGTTAATAATCAAACAGAATATAATGCGATTCTTACTGCTTGTACAGGAGCCGAAGTTTCTGGTCAGAACGCCATTTCTTCTGTAAATATCAGCTTTCCCATTACAATTTTGACATTTGATTTAAGTTTTAAACAAACAGCAAGTGTTGTTATTACATCAGAACAACAATTATATACCTATATGTCTAATTTAAGTAGTACAGAATTATTTTCTGTAAACTACCCAATTTCAGCGACAATTGCAGATGGATCCAAAACAACAATTTCTAGTGATGCTGAATTACAAACCACTATCAATACAGCTGCAAAAACTGAAGAAGCGATAGCCCTGGCAGTTCAAAACGCAAAAAAATTAGAGCCTATTTTAGTTGCTGGAAAATTTAAAGTAGAGTCTTTTGTCCGTGCAGGGGCAAATTCAGCGATAAACTATAAAGATTTTACCATCGATTTTACAAATAATTTCCTTGTAAAAGCTACGGATTTATTAAATACAACTGTCAATGGAACCTATGGAGTAAGCTCGGAATTAAATGTGCTTCTACAACTGAATTTTTCAGGTAATGCTTCATTCACTTTGCTCAATAATACCTGGAAAGTAACTAGTTTTACCGCTACAACAATCACCTTACAAAGTACAACTGATGCTGCGGTAACACTCGTATTGAAACAAATATAACTGGATTTTGACTGGTAGTTTATTGCGGACAGCTCGCATAATTTGGCTGTCCGTAATAAAATACACACTAATGAAAATAATAATGAAAAAAACATTTTCTCTATTAACCATTATTTTGCTCTTCTCTATGGGGGCTTGTTCAAAGGATGATACCACAGAGAATTCAGTTGCGCTAAATACCAGTGCAAACAGACAGCAAACCGGAAGTTCGGCTAATGATTTACTATCGGATAAAAAGTTTACGAGTATGGTTATTGAAGTGGTGTATGTAACCGGTTTTGAACCAAGCAGTACAGCGATCAATAATTTTGTAAACTTTCTTACCGCAAGAACATACAAACCAAAGGGTATCAGTATTGTAAAACATGCTATATCATCTCCGGGAAATTCACCTTACACCGATCAGGAAATCGTAAATATTGAAAATACTAATCGTACAAAATACAACAATTCTGATCAAATAGTAGTTTGGGCATTTTTTGCAGACGGAAAATCTTCGAAAGACACTCA contains:
- a CDS encoding FecR family protein encodes the protein MKNEKEILKWFNNELSGKEIEDLKQSEDLQTLEKINHYASQFETPKVDIHAALEAFEVRNHSKKKQKVRTLNYKVFYRVAAVLAIVLTSAYFLFFNNITSFQTQIAQTKSVTLPDSSQVILNSASKLSFNEKKWADKRDLILEGEAFFKVKKGQTFSVNTFSGVVKVLGTQFNVKQRKNYFEVKCYEGLVSVAYNHTTVKLPPGKTFRVINGIIETVEDFKAQKPSWLEQESSFDKIPLDQVIAELERQYDIKIKTEGVDTSKLFTGSFTHTNKQIALQAVTIPLKLSYRIEGETIIFYNYGVK
- a CDS encoding RNA polymerase sigma factor, whose protein sequence is MSDKKSTLCEENHFRDFYLTHVQSANNFAYYKCGDDQAALDLVQDAFTKIWENCSKIDFSKVKTYLFTSINNLFLNTIKHQKVVLRYAKDAPNLDIHNQSPDYLLEEEEFRLKLTNAIASLSEVQREVFLLNRIEGKKYREIAELLDISQKTVEKRMSGALQILKSQIENI
- a CDS encoding membrane metalloprotease; its protein translation is MKIIMKKTFSLLTIILLFSMGACSKDDTTENSVALNTSANRQQTGSSANDLLSDKKFTSMVIEVVYVTGFEPSSTAINNFVNFLTARTYKPKGISIVKHAISSPGNSPYTDQEIVNIENTNRTKYNNSDQIVVWAFFADGKSSKDTQTSLILGTAYRNTSFVIFEQTIHDLSDSPFEPNRSLLETTIITHEFGHILGLTNLGTPLQSNHEDTEHPKHCIEKTCLMYWLSESNTGISDMLSAGTTLQLDAQCIADLRANGGR